From Psychroflexus torquis ATCC 700755, the proteins below share one genomic window:
- a CDS encoding RluA family pseudouridine synthase, which translates to MQTQEDLDQNDELYEHHSFKASKGQEPLRVDKFLMNFIENATRNKVQQAAKDGNIYVNGIPVKQNYKVKAGDEVKVLLAYPPYENLLTPEDIPLDIVYEDDALLVVNKAAGMVVHPGHGNYSGTLINALVYHFENLPNNSSDRPGLVHRIDKDTSGLLVVAKTEAAMAYLSRQFFHKTSKREYVAIAWGNLNEEEGTIEGNIGRNPKNRLQNIVYLGDDADQGKPAVTHYKVIERLGYVTLISCQLETGRTHQIRVHLKHIGHTLFNDERYGGDKILKGTTFTKYKQFVDNCFKVLPRQALHAKKLAFEHPTTKEWMEFNSEIPEDMTQCIERWKNYAKNSKENI; encoded by the coding sequence ATGCAAACACAGGAGGACTTAGACCAAAACGACGAACTTTATGAACACCATAGCTTTAAAGCAAGCAAAGGTCAGGAGCCCCTTCGTGTAGATAAATTTTTAATGAATTTCATTGAAAATGCAACACGTAATAAAGTGCAACAGGCCGCTAAGGATGGTAACATTTATGTAAATGGAATTCCTGTAAAACAAAATTATAAAGTCAAAGCGGGGGATGAAGTCAAAGTTCTTTTAGCTTATCCTCCTTATGAGAATTTATTGACTCCTGAAGATATTCCTTTGGATATCGTTTATGAAGATGATGCTTTGCTTGTGGTGAACAAGGCAGCTGGTATGGTTGTTCACCCAGGTCATGGAAATTATTCAGGGACCTTAATTAATGCTCTTGTTTATCATTTTGAAAATCTACCTAACAATAGTAGTGATCGACCGGGGCTTGTTCATCGCATCGATAAAGATACCAGTGGACTTCTTGTGGTTGCTAAGACCGAAGCTGCTATGGCTTATCTTTCTAGACAGTTTTTTCATAAGACCAGCAAAAGGGAATACGTGGCAATAGCTTGGGGAAATCTCAATGAAGAGGAGGGAACTATTGAAGGAAATATTGGACGTAATCCGAAAAACAGACTTCAGAACATAGTTTATCTTGGAGATGATGCAGATCAAGGTAAGCCTGCGGTAACTCATTATAAAGTGATTGAACGCTTAGGATACGTTACTCTTATTTCTTGTCAATTAGAAACAGGTCGAACCCACCAGATCCGTGTGCATTTAAAACATATAGGGCATACCTTATTTAACGACGAGCGCTATGGCGGTGATAAAATTCTTAAGGGAACCACGTTTACTAAATACAAACAATTTGTTGATAATTGTTTTAAAGTTCTACCACGGCAGGCTTTACATGCTAAAAAATTAGCTTTTGAACATCCAACAACTAAAGAATGGATGGAATTTAATTCAGAAATTCCCGAAGACATGACTCAATGTATTGAGCGTTGGAAAAATTATGCTAAAAACAGCAAAGAAAATATTTAG
- a CDS encoding PASTA domain-containing protein produces MKLFKFIFSKTFLVQLILAVVVLVALIFGALKYLDVTTNHNETIEVPDLSKFQLDIVDKKLEEMNLRREILDSASFNPKYPPFSVLDQVPKPGKRVKVNRKIYITLNPSGYIDVEIPQNLIRKTRRQVEPTLIALGFKIGKIIMRPDIAKGAILELRHKGETIEAGDFLQKSSTIDLVVGDGSLR; encoded by the coding sequence ATGAAACTCTTTAAATTTATATTCAGTAAGACTTTTTTGGTTCAATTGATTCTAGCAGTTGTTGTTTTAGTCGCTTTGATATTTGGAGCTTTAAAGTACCTTGATGTAACTACCAATCACAACGAAACGATTGAGGTTCCTGACCTTTCAAAGTTTCAATTGGACATCGTAGACAAGAAACTTGAAGAAATGAATCTGAGAAGAGAAATATTAGACTCAGCTAGTTTTAATCCAAAATACCCACCATTTTCTGTCCTGGATCAAGTTCCAAAACCAGGAAAACGGGTAAAAGTAAATAGAAAAATATACATTACGCTTAATCCTTCAGGATATATCGATGTTGAAATTCCTCAAAATTTAATTCGAAAAACAAGGCGACAGGTAGAGCCTACCTTAATAGCTTTGGGTTTTAAAATTGGAAAGATTATAATGAGACCCGATATTGCTAAGGGAGCTATATTAGAATTAAGACATAAAGGAGAGACCATAGAGGCTGGGGATTTTCTTCAGAAGAGCAGTACTATAGACCTAGTGGTCGGAGATGGTAGTTTAAGATAA
- a CDS encoding rhomboid family intramembrane serine protease has product MGGIDLVIIAVIAANVLMSFKGFKDSQFFNKYKFDVSSIKAGDKIRVLSSGFLHVDTTHLFVNMLTLYFFASSVTSFLGTTGFLLVYFGSLIIGNLLSLYFHKDDYGYTAVGASGAVVGVLYAAILLQPDMMLGLFFIIPMPAYVFGIGYLFYSIWAMKARRDNVGHDAHFGGAMGGYFITLLLSPWVLKEHLLMVILLAVPILVLFVLQKMGKL; this is encoded by the coding sequence ATGGGTGGAATCGATTTAGTTATTATAGCGGTTATTGCTGCAAATGTTTTGATGTCTTTTAAAGGATTTAAGGATTCTCAATTCTTCAATAAGTATAAATTTGACGTGTCTTCCATAAAGGCCGGTGATAAAATAAGAGTTTTGAGTTCGGGATTTCTTCATGTGGATACTACTCATCTTTTCGTAAATATGTTGACCCTCTATTTTTTTGCTTCTAGTGTTACAAGTTTTTTAGGGACAACGGGATTCTTGTTGGTCTATTTTGGAAGTTTGATTATAGGAAATCTATTGTCTCTTTATTTTCACAAAGATGACTATGGGTATACTGCAGTTGGAGCTAGTGGCGCTGTTGTAGGAGTCCTTTACGCAGCCATTCTGCTCCAGCCCGATATGATGTTAGGTTTATTCTTCATTATTCCTATGCCAGCGTATGTATTTGGAATAGGCTATTTGTTTTATTCCATTTGGGCAATGAAAGCTAGAAGAGATAATGTAGGTCATGATGCCCACTTTGGTGGAGCGATGGGAGGGTATTTTATTACTCTATTGCTATCGCCTTGGGTATTAAAAGAACACCTACTCATGGTTATTCTGCTAGCGGTTCCTATTTTAGTTTTGTTTGTTTTACAAAAGATGGGAAAACTATAA
- a CDS encoding lysophospholipid acyltransferase family protein, whose product MHALVFYLVYPFIWLISILPFKVLYFLSDVFFIVIFKIFRYRKTVVLGNLNLAFPKKSKQEKAKIAKEFYKHFCDLIFESIKSLTISEEEIKRRYSLINIDEIQKIENEGKSVVVMMAHYGNWEWIFIMQRHLKSRGYAVYKRLKNKYFDRLIKKTRAKYNSDLITTKEIIPTLLKAKAENKTSISGFISDQSPKIDKAYHWQKFMGIEVPVHTGAEMIAKKLDSSIVFCSVKKIKRGHYEATFKTIVKEPIGVADFEITDQFLKFVENQILEAPEYYLWTHKRWKHRRVSSE is encoded by the coding sequence ATGCATGCACTGGTTTTTTATTTAGTTTATCCCTTTATTTGGTTGATTTCGATTTTACCCTTCAAGGTTTTATATTTCCTTTCTGATGTCTTTTTTATTGTGATTTTTAAAATCTTTAGATACCGTAAAACAGTCGTTCTTGGAAATTTGAATTTAGCCTTTCCTAAAAAATCGAAGCAAGAGAAAGCAAAGATTGCTAAAGAGTTTTATAAACATTTTTGTGATTTGATTTTTGAATCAATCAAATCTTTAACCATTTCTGAAGAAGAAATCAAAAGACGCTATTCACTTATTAATATTGACGAAATTCAAAAAATTGAGAACGAAGGGAAAAGCGTTGTTGTAATGATGGCTCATTATGGTAATTGGGAATGGATTTTTATTATGCAAAGACATCTAAAATCTAGAGGTTATGCTGTTTATAAAAGATTAAAAAATAAATATTTTGATAGACTCATTAAAAAAACTCGAGCTAAGTACAACAGTGATCTCATTACTACAAAAGAAATTATTCCAACTTTATTAAAGGCTAAAGCCGAAAATAAAACATCTATCAGTGGTTTTATTTCTGACCAATCTCCTAAAATCGATAAAGCGTATCACTGGCAAAAATTTATGGGCATAGAAGTTCCTGTTCATACCGGTGCAGAGATGATAGCTAAAAAATTAGACTCCAGTATTGTTTTTTGTAGTGTCAAAAAAATTAAACGCGGGCATTATGAAGCCACGTTTAAGACAATTGTCAAAGAACCCATAGGTGTTGCTGATTTTGAGATTACCGATCAATTTTTAAAATTCGTTGAAAATCAAATACTCGAAGCTCCAGAGTATTACCTCTGGACCCATAAGCGCTGGAAACACAGGCGAGTTTCCAGCGAATAG
- the glmM gene encoding phosphoglucosamine mutase, which yields MTLIKSISGIRGTIGGKVGENLTPLDVVKFSAAYGKWIKTQRRKDNYKVVVGRDARISGKMVQSLVMQTLSGMGIHVVDLELSTTPTVEVAVTMEHADGGIILTASHNPKQWNALKLLNKDGEFLNAEEGEQILKFVEEEDFDFAEVNDLGKISFHNAYIDLHIEEVLKLNLVEVDRIKNSKFKVVVDAVNSSGGISIPPLLEMLGVEVVKLYCEPTGEFPHNPEPLAKNLQDLSKLVKEEHADLGIAVDPDVDRLALVDEKGEMFGEEYTLVSVADYVLSRKKGATVSNLSSSRALRDVTEKHGCEYFASAVGEVNVVAKMKEVKAVIGGEGNGGVIYPESHYGRDSLVGVALFLSLLAEREIKVSELRQTYTSYFMAKEKIELTPDLDVDKVLEAIAKTYQTEDITTIDGVKIDFKENWVHLRKSNTEPIIRIYTEAKSQDEADNLAKRFIFELRELSS from the coding sequence ATGACATTAATCAAATCTATTTCAGGAATTCGAGGTACTATCGGCGGCAAAGTGGGTGAGAATTTAACCCCCTTAGATGTTGTTAAATTTTCTGCAGCTTATGGAAAATGGATCAAAACACAACGAAGAAAAGATAATTACAAAGTTGTTGTTGGTCGTGACGCCAGAATTTCCGGAAAAATGGTTCAATCACTAGTGATGCAGACCTTATCCGGAATGGGTATTCATGTGGTGGATTTGGAACTGTCTACGACACCTACTGTAGAAGTTGCTGTGACTATGGAACATGCCGACGGCGGCATTATTCTTACGGCAAGCCATAATCCTAAACAATGGAATGCCTTAAAGTTACTCAATAAAGACGGGGAGTTTCTAAATGCAGAAGAGGGTGAACAGATTTTAAAATTTGTAGAAGAGGAAGATTTTGATTTTGCAGAGGTTAACGATTTAGGAAAAATATCATTTCATAATGCTTACATAGATTTACATATAGAAGAGGTGCTAAAACTCAACTTGGTAGAAGTCGACCGGATTAAGAATTCCAAATTTAAAGTGGTAGTCGACGCCGTAAATTCATCGGGAGGTATTTCTATACCCCCTCTTTTGGAAATGCTAGGGGTAGAGGTCGTGAAATTATACTGTGAGCCCACGGGAGAGTTTCCTCATAATCCAGAACCCTTGGCTAAAAACCTTCAAGACTTATCCAAGTTGGTTAAGGAAGAACATGCAGATTTGGGCATCGCTGTAGATCCCGATGTCGATAGACTGGCCTTGGTCGATGAAAAAGGGGAGATGTTTGGAGAGGAATATACCTTAGTGAGCGTAGCTGATTATGTTTTAAGTCGTAAAAAAGGAGCGACGGTGAGCAATTTATCTTCTTCTAGGGCTTTGAGAGATGTTACAGAAAAGCATGGCTGTGAGTATTTTGCAAGTGCTGTAGGAGAGGTTAATGTAGTCGCTAAGATGAAAGAAGTGAAAGCGGTGATTGGTGGAGAGGGTAACGGAGGAGTCATTTACCCAGAGTCTCACTACGGAAGAGATAGCTTGGTAGGGGTTGCCCTATTTTTAAGTTTATTGGCTGAACGAGAAATAAAAGTATCGGAGCTCAGACAGACTTATACTTCCTATTTTATGGCTAAAGAAAAAATAGAGCTTACACCAGACTTGGATGTCGATAAGGTGTTGGAGGCTATCGCTAAAACATATCAAACTGAAGATATAACGACTATTGATGGTGTGAAAATTGACTTTAAAGAGAACTGGGTTCATCTAAGAAAGTCCAATACAGAACCTATCATCAGAATTTATACGGAAGCTAAAAGTCAGGACGAAGCTGATAATTTAGCCAAGCGTTTTATTTTTGAACTCAGGGAGCTTAGTAGCTAA
- a CDS encoding ACP phosphodiesterase, whose protein sequence is MNYLAHIYLSGNDDFLKLGNFIADEIKGKSYKKFPKDIQKGIILHRAIDDFTDHHPLVSKGSHRFFDAVGHYNGVVIDMIYDHILAKNWNTYSKMDLNLFAEDFYLLLDANMDTLPKKISRAVPYMIEHNWLVSYASIEGLREILKQMNNKTKHDTALQKGVDIYIDHQKEFEDEFESFFEDIRAFCKEKIKSINQNL, encoded by the coding sequence ATGAATTATTTAGCTCACATCTACCTTTCTGGAAATGATGATTTTTTAAAACTAGGAAATTTTATCGCCGATGAAATCAAAGGAAAGTCTTACAAAAAATTTCCAAAAGACATTCAAAAAGGGATCATACTCCATAGAGCTATAGACGATTTTACAGATCACCACCCTTTAGTCTCAAAAGGGTCCCATCGCTTCTTTGATGCTGTAGGACACTACAACGGTGTTGTTATCGATATGATTTATGACCATATATTAGCAAAAAATTGGAACACCTATTCCAAAATGGACTTAAACCTGTTTGCAGAGGATTTTTATCTGCTTCTAGACGCAAATATGGATACCTTACCTAAGAAAATATCCAGAGCTGTTCCATATATGATAGAACATAACTGGCTGGTGAGTTATGCAAGTATTGAAGGTTTACGCGAAATTTTAAAACAAATGAACAACAAGACTAAGCATGATACTGCTCTTCAAAAGGGAGTAGATATTTATATAGATCATCAAAAAGAATTTGAAGACGAATTTGAATCGTTTTTTGAAGACATAAGAGCGTTTTGTAAAGAAAAAATTAAAAGTATCAATCAGAATTTATGA
- a CDS encoding DoxX family protein, protein MDIFIIILKIIIIIGILNVWLLRFNTKTEWRGNGASNMNEEFSNYGLPSWFVPVIGFLKIGFAALLVISIFKTDANLGLIGAVGMGVLMIGAIGMHVKIKDTLKRSLPAFLMLVMSAIIALF, encoded by the coding sequence ATGGATATTTTTATTATAATTTTAAAAATCATTATTATTATCGGCATTTTAAATGTCTGGTTATTAAGGTTTAATACTAAAACGGAATGGAGAGGGAATGGAGCTAGTAATATGAATGAAGAATTCAGTAATTATGGCTTGCCTAGTTGGTTTGTTCCTGTAATTGGTTTTCTTAAAATAGGTTTTGCTGCACTTTTAGTTATAAGTATTTTCAAAACGGATGCAAATCTTGGTCTTATTGGAGCCGTAGGTATGGGGGTTTTAATGATAGGAGCTATTGGTATGCACGTCAAAATTAAAGATACTCTCAAGCGTTCATTACCCGCTTTTTTAATGCTTGTGATGTCCGCTATTATCGCTTTATTTTAG
- a CDS encoding DUF4252 domain-containing protein, translating to MKSFIIGLVALSTLLACDSNPSLQKYLVEKESNPEFISASLSMDLLIQNLDSLSLEEKESVQKIEKINVLALLKDKGEFTLEEERTALRTILNQTEYKSLINFNGADREAKFLYSGNEGDIQEIVFFGYDVKMGMLLLRMRGSNIEPNDIFKITQMGDQLNLGAISGFEGLMEDSMQ from the coding sequence ATGAAATCATTCATAATAGGTTTAGTAGCTTTAAGTACTTTGTTGGCTTGTGATTCCAACCCAAGTCTTCAAAAGTATTTAGTTGAAAAAGAAAGTAATCCTGAATTTATTTCAGCAAGTTTATCAATGGATCTTCTTATTCAAAACCTAGACAGCTTAAGTCTAGAGGAAAAGGAGAGTGTACAGAAAATCGAAAAAATAAATGTTCTTGCTCTTCTTAAAGATAAAGGAGAATTCACATTAGAAGAAGAAAGGACTGCATTGCGAACCATCTTAAACCAAACAGAATACAAGTCTCTTATCAATTTTAACGGAGCAGACCGGGAGGCTAAATTTCTGTATTCTGGTAATGAAGGGGATATTCAAGAAATTGTCTTTTTTGGATACGATGTCAAAATGGGGATGTTGCTGCTGAGAATGAGGGGAAGTAATATTGAACCCAACGATATATTTAAAATAACCCAAATGGGAGATCAACTTAATCTAGGAGCAATTTCTGGTTTTGAAGGTCTTATGGAAGATTCGATGCAATAA
- a CDS encoding DUF4252 domain-containing protein, which translates to MKRIKILGLIMAVACMSTTAVAQDFSKYDNVREITSIVVNKSMFKLMSKLDLGSDDEDVKSYLELVENLEDIKVYTTESLDYGKQLQADFNILKSKNNLEELMRIKDDGKNVNFYIKPGKTDDYVSQLLMFINSSEASDTQSVLMVINGNIDLKNISKLTSQMNIPGAKSLENIKNK; encoded by the coding sequence ATGAAACGAATTAAAATTTTAGGTCTAATAATGGCCGTCGCTTGTATGAGCACAACTGCAGTGGCTCAGGATTTTAGTAAATATGATAATGTAAGAGAGATCACCTCTATTGTTGTTAATAAAAGCATGTTTAAATTAATGAGTAAACTCGATCTCGGCAGTGATGATGAAGACGTGAAGTCCTATTTGGAGCTAGTAGAAAATCTAGAGGACATAAAGGTATATACCACCGAAAGTCTTGACTATGGAAAACAGCTTCAAGCTGATTTTAACATCTTAAAATCTAAGAATAACTTAGAGGAATTGATGCGAATTAAAGATGATGGTAAAAATGTAAACTTTTATATCAAACCCGGTAAAACAGATGACTATGTGAGTCAACTCTTGATGTTTATTAATTCATCAGAAGCTTCAGATACGCAATCGGTTTTGATGGTCATCAACGGAAATATTGACTTGAAAAACATATCAAAGTTAACCAGTCAAATGAATATCCCTGGAGCAAAATCTTTAGAAAACATAAAAAATAAGTAA
- a CDS encoding RNA polymerase sigma factor yields the protein MTSEDYNKHILPVSDKIFRFSLRLLSSEAGAKDATQDVLMKLWNMKAKLSAVTNVEAYAMTMTKNLCYDVLKSKHHKTLELVHNSYSETDSGLGSQIEARDEVDLVKKFIDALPDQQRAIIQLRDVEQFSNKEIEEIMGMNSTSVRVALSRARKKIMNELKKTSAYGLQ from the coding sequence ATGACTTCTGAAGATTATAACAAACATATACTGCCTGTAAGTGATAAAATATTTAGGTTTTCACTGCGTTTGTTGTCTTCTGAAGCTGGAGCTAAAGATGCAACCCAAGATGTTCTTATGAAATTATGGAATATGAAAGCGAAGTTATCGGCGGTAACCAATGTGGAAGCTTATGCCATGACGATGACCAAAAACTTATGTTACGATGTTTTAAAATCGAAACACCACAAAACGCTCGAGTTGGTCCATAATTCTTATTCTGAAACTGACTCAGGACTTGGATCTCAAATTGAAGCTAGAGACGAAGTTGACTTGGTCAAGAAATTTATTGATGCTTTGCCAGATCAGCAAAGAGCTATCATACAGTTAAGAGACGTCGAGCAATTTTCGAATAAAGAAATTGAAGAAATTATGGGAATGAACTCTACATCCGTGAGAGTGGCCTTATCGAGAGCTAGAAAAAAGATTATGAACGAATTAAAAAAAACGTCTGCCTATGGACTTCAGTAA
- a CDS encoding S41 family peptidase — MKILKLFVFVGLSLLFLNSCQDDRDDNITNINELANQEDIKDYMWKAMNTFYVYKSDSPDLADDRFENTPEYRDFLSSIKLPTEFFNSLLADQDRYSFLVSDFVTLEQNLDGISLDNGMAFGLIRFIGTNTVFGYVRYVIPGSPADSAGLERGMIFNRIDGIIFSPDTDFNPLLNPASYTLGLAELQGGDLVQLDQEVALNKVQLTENPIHDQRVLDIEGLKIGYLMYNNFRTPFNTELNAVFANFASEGISDLVLDLRYNSGGSIETAKDLSSMITGQFNDQVFAQQLFNANFEPRNLIFDNQINTGEAINNLNLSRVFILTTGSSASASELVINALNPYIDVVQIGDTTEGKFEGSATLYDSEDYTRNNVSLEHTYAIQPLILKTANKDGFTDFFDGLDPDIELNESFSNLGILGDPNETLLNRALQEIIPGFAPTSNESKSIHSIELLGEDDMSSPSFQRMYIEYKNK; from the coding sequence ATGAAAATATTAAAACTTTTTGTATTTGTAGGTCTATCCCTCTTATTCTTGAATTCTTGCCAAGATGACCGGGATGATAATATTACCAATATCAACGAGCTCGCAAATCAAGAAGATATAAAAGATTACATGTGGAAGGCTATGAATACATTTTATGTATACAAAAGCGATTCTCCAGATTTGGCAGACGATAGATTTGAAAACACTCCCGAGTATAGAGACTTTTTGAGCAGTATAAAACTACCAACAGAATTTTTCAATTCTCTATTGGCAGACCAGGATCGGTATAGTTTTCTGGTATCAGATTTTGTTACACTTGAGCAAAATTTAGATGGAATTTCTCTTGATAATGGAATGGCATTCGGTTTAATTAGATTTATAGGAACGAATACGGTTTTTGGCTATGTGAGATACGTTATTCCGGGTTCCCCAGCAGACTCTGCAGGTTTGGAAAGAGGGATGATTTTTAACCGTATAGATGGCATAATCTTTTCACCAGATACAGATTTCAATCCACTCCTAAATCCTGCAAGTTATACCCTTGGGTTGGCAGAACTTCAAGGTGGAGACCTCGTTCAACTTGATCAAGAAGTCGCATTAAACAAAGTTCAATTGACAGAAAACCCAATCCATGACCAACGTGTTTTGGATATTGAAGGCCTTAAAATAGGTTATCTGATGTATAATAACTTCAGGACGCCATTTAATACGGAGCTCAATGCTGTATTTGCAAATTTTGCTTCTGAAGGTATTAGCGACCTAGTTTTAGATTTAAGATATAATTCTGGTGGGAGTATCGAAACGGCCAAAGACTTATCGAGTATGATTACTGGACAATTTAACGACCAAGTTTTCGCTCAACAGCTTTTCAACGCCAATTTTGAACCCAGAAATCTCATCTTTGATAACCAAATCAATACAGGTGAAGCCATCAATAACTTAAACTTATCTCGCGTTTTTATCTTAACCACAGGCTCTTCAGCCTCTGCTAGTGAACTAGTCATCAATGCGCTAAACCCTTACATCGATGTGGTCCAAATTGGCGACACAACCGAAGGAAAGTTTGAAGGCTCTGCCACTCTTTATGATTCTGAAGATTATACCAGAAACAATGTAAGTTTAGAACATACCTACGCCATTCAGCCGCTAATTTTAAAGACAGCCAATAAGGATGGATTCACTGACTTTTTCGATGGTTTAGATCCAGATATTGAGTTAAATGAAAGTTTTTCAAATCTTGGTATACTAGGTGATCCTAATGAAACTTTACTCAATAGAGCTCTTCAGGAAATTATCCCTGGGTTTGCTCCGACGTCAAATGAATCAAAATCAATACACTCTATTGAACTTTTAGGGGAAGACGACATGAGTTCTCCAAGCTTTCAAAGAATGTATATAGAATATAAAAATAAATAA
- a CDS encoding response regulator has protein sequence MKKITKIILADDHDVVKHGVESILRQTISGPEIIKVSSVNELRNQMLCHEDIHLIILDIKMPGGNTVETVKNIKANYPETKILMYSAYEEPQYAINFIRNGADGYLGKSQPLQKIALAIKVLENDKRFVDENIEDEVFNNNGANDLSLSNILSHREFQILALLAEGKSNIDISGELNLQKSTVSTYKKRIMQKLNINNNIGLVDAYRTGFNNFVD, from the coding sequence TTGAAAAAAATTACTAAAATTATTCTAGCAGACGATCATGATGTAGTCAAGCATGGGGTAGAGTCTATTTTACGACAAACTATCTCTGGTCCAGAAATTATAAAGGTATCTTCTGTCAACGAGTTAAGAAATCAAATGTTGTGTCATGAAGATATTCATCTTATCATTTTGGACATCAAAATGCCTGGTGGGAATACTGTGGAGACTGTAAAAAACATAAAAGCTAATTATCCTGAAACCAAAATTTTGATGTATTCTGCTTATGAAGAGCCTCAATATGCCATCAATTTTATTAGAAATGGGGCAGATGGATACTTAGGAAAATCACAACCACTTCAAAAAATAGCCTTAGCTATTAAAGTTTTAGAAAACGATAAACGGTTTGTAGATGAAAATATCGAAGATGAGGTGTTTAACAATAATGGAGCAAATGATCTATCCTTATCTAATATTTTGTCCCATCGGGAATTTCAGATATTAGCTCTTTTGGCAGAAGGGAAGTCAAACATAGATATTTCAGGTGAGCTTAATCTTCAGAAATCAACGGTGAGTACTTATAAGAAACGCATTATGCAAAAGCTAAATATCAATAATAATATTGGGTTAGTGGATGCGTATAGAACAGGCTTCAATAACTTTGTCGATTAA
- the gcvT gene encoding glycine cleavage system aminomethyltransferase GcvT yields the protein MKSTALTEIHKQLGAKIVPFAGYDMPVSYTGVNEEHETVRQSLGVFDVSHMGEFFIEGKEALQLIQKITSNDASILIDGQAQYTCMPNETGGIIDDLIIYKFHNEKFMMVVNASNIEKDWKWVNQHNTFDAIPTNLSDEYSLLAIQGPKALEAMQSISPLDLSAIKFYHFAVGEFAGAQDVIISATGYTGSGGFEIYFKNKDAELIWTSVFAAGKDFGIKPIGLAARDTLRLEMGMCLYGNDIDDTTSPIEAKLGWITKFTKDFINAEALKAEKENGPCRKLVAFELQEKGIPRHGYAIVDEEGHDIGHVTSGTMSPSLKKAIGMGYVKTEHSKFGTSICIQIRKKTIKATIVKPPFYKA from the coding sequence ATGAAATCAACTGCACTTACCGAAATTCATAAACAACTTGGAGCTAAAATAGTCCCTTTTGCAGGTTATGATATGCCCGTATCTTATACCGGAGTAAATGAAGAACATGAAACCGTAAGGCAATCTCTTGGTGTTTTTGATGTCTCCCATATGGGTGAATTTTTTATTGAAGGAAAAGAAGCTTTACAGCTTATTCAAAAAATAACCAGTAATGATGCCTCCATACTTATCGATGGTCAAGCACAGTACACGTGCATGCCAAACGAGACAGGAGGAATTATAGACGATCTCATCATCTATAAGTTTCACAACGAAAAATTTATGATGGTAGTAAATGCTTCCAACATAGAGAAAGATTGGAAGTGGGTAAACCAACACAACACATTTGATGCTATTCCTACAAATTTATCTGATGAGTATTCTTTGTTAGCTATACAAGGCCCTAAAGCTTTGGAAGCCATGCAAAGCATATCACCCCTAGACCTATCTGCTATCAAATTTTATCATTTTGCCGTAGGTGAGTTTGCGGGAGCTCAAGATGTGATTATTTCGGCCACGGGATATACTGGAAGCGGTGGATTCGAAATTTATTTTAAAAATAAAGATGCTGAGTTGATTTGGACTTCAGTATTTGCCGCTGGAAAAGACTTTGGAATTAAGCCTATTGGATTAGCCGCTCGAGATACGTTGCGTTTAGAAATGGGCATGTGTCTATATGGTAACGATATCGATGACACAACCTCTCCAATTGAAGCTAAGTTAGGTTGGATTACTAAATTCACCAAAGACTTTATCAACGCTGAGGCTTTGAAAGCAGAAAAGGAAAATGGTCCTTGCAGAAAGCTTGTTGCTTTTGAACTACAGGAAAAAGGTATACCAAGACATGGTTACGCTATTGTAGACGAAGAAGGCCATGACATAGGTCATGTCACCTCAGGTACAATGTCCCCTAGTCTTAAAAAAGCTATCGGTATGGGTTATGTTAAAACAGAACACTCTAAATTTGGAACTTCTATTTGTATCCAAATAAGAAAGAAAACAATAAAAGCGACTATTGTAAAGCCCCCATTTTACAAGGCTTAA